In a genomic window of Sardina pilchardus chromosome 20, fSarPil1.1, whole genome shotgun sequence:
- the marc1 gene encoding mitochondrial amidoxime-reducing component 1, with amino-acid sequence MELKETMLKSFEQNKNAVLFTVGAGVALLGLGLGYKHIWKPKKLTQVGVVAQLIIHPLKSGKGLQVSTAECLRMGLKYGELHDRHWLVITEDGQMVTGRQEPRMVLLSMTTQAGELCLNAPDMEELRVPVHQTSNDVTNCRVFGADIQGRDCGEQVSQWLTRYLAAGKTFRMVHYEPQMKPRKCVKIESPFPADEEVAYPDAGPVMLLSESSVRDLSSKLDKDVTVSQFRPNIVVSDCEAFSEDSWDEIQIGNVRMKRVMACGRCIFTTVDPETGVISRKEPLDTLKSYRQCDPSEKKIYKTAPLFGQYYIVKQTGILHVGEPVYKISY; translated from the exons ATGGAACTTAAAGAAACAATGTTAAAATCGTTTGAGCAAAACAAAAACGCCGTGCTGTTCACTGTCGGGGCAGGAGTTGCACTGCTTGGACTGGGGCTCGGATACAAGCACATATGGAAACCAAAAAAGTTAACTCAGGTCGGCGTTGTTGCGCAACTGATTATTCACCCCCTTAAATCCGGGAAAGGCCTGCAAGTGTCAACAGCGGAATGTCTGCGTATGGGCCTTAAATATGGAGAACTCCATGATCG CCACTGGCTCGTGATCACAGAAGATGGACAGATGGTGACGGGGCGGCAGGAACCTCGCATGGTGTTGCTGTCAATGACGACACAGGCAGGAGAACTCTGCCTAAACGCCCCTGATATGGAGGAGCTAAGAGTTCCCGTGCACCAGACAAGCAATGACGTAACGAATTGTAG GGTGTTCGGTGCGGATATCCAGGGAAGAGACTGTGGGGAGCAGGTCTCTCAGTGGCTCACACGCTACCTCGCTGCGGGGAAGACCTTCCGCATGGTGCACTATGAGCCTCAGATGAAGCCCAGGAAGTGTGTGAAGATAGAGTCGCCCTTTCCCGCAGATGAGGAG GTGGCATATCCTGACGCAGGCCCTGTGATGCTGCTGTCTGAGTCCTCTGTGAGGGATCTGAGCAGCAAGCTGGATAAGGATGTGACTGTGTCCCAATTCCGTCCCAACATCGTTGTCAGTGACTGTGAGGCCTTTAGTGAG GATTCTTGGGATGAGATCCAGATTGGGAATGTTCGTATGAAGCGGGTTATGGCTTGTGGAAG GTGCATCTTCACCACCGTCGACCCAGAAACGGGAGTCATCAGCAGGAAAGAGCCACTGGACACTCTGAAAAG CTACCGTCAATGTGACCCATCAGAGAAGAAGATCTATAAAACAGCACCCTTGTTTGGACAGTACTACATTGTCAAACAGACTGGGATCCTTCATGTTGGGGAGCCCGTCTACAAGATAAGCTACTGA
- the ezra gene encoding ezrin a has protein sequence MPRPVNVRVTTMDAELEFAIQSTTTGKQLFEQVIKTVGVREVWYFGLQYIDNKGVHSWLKLDKKVMSQDMKKEVPLQFKFRGKFYPEDVSEELIQEITQKQFFLQVKDAILSDDVYCPPESAVLLASYAVQAKFGDFNKEVHKTGYLSAERLLPQRVLDQHKLSKEQWQERIQVWHEEHRGMVKEDSMIEYLKIAQDLEMYGVNYFDIKNKKGTDLWLGVDALGLNIYEKDDRLTPKIGFPWSEIRNISFNDKKFIIKPIDKKSPDFVFYASRLRVNKRILQLCIGNHELYMQRRKPDTIEVQQMKAQAREEKHQRQMERALLEGEKKKREAMEKEKEQMEREKLDLMNRLKLFEEQTLKAERDLKDQLDRAIRLEAERRQAEEEAARLEAERQAALLAKEELARQAEDQIKTQETLAAELMEYSAKIALLEEVKRQKEEEADSWQVRAREAQDDLVKTREELQMVMTTPVAVPVEVPMAALAVEEEPLVNHENHHYHEEHEDSISNHSAELQVDGIEDHRNEEERVTEAEKNLRVQQQLMSLSAELAAARDDTMATANDMLHTENVRAGRDKYKTLRQIRMGNTKQRIDEFEAL, from the exons ATGCCTCGACCG GTCAATGTCCGCGTCACCACAATGGACGCTGAGCTGGAGTTTGCCATCCAGTCCACCACAACAGGCAAACAGCTTTTTGAACAG GTGATCAAGACTGTGGGTGTACGTGAGGTGTGGTACTTCGGGCTTCAGTATATAGACAACAAAGGTGTCCATTCATGGCTGAAACTCGACAAGAAG GTGATGTCTCAAGACATGAAGAAGGAGGTTCCCTTGCAGTTCAAGTTCCGTGGCAAGTTCTACCCCGAGGATGTGTCCGAGGAGCTGATTCAGGAGATCACGCAGAAGCAGTTCTTCCTGCAGGTGAAGGACGCCATCCTGAGCGACGACGTCTACTGCCCACCAGAGTCCGCCGTGCTGCTGGCGTCCTACGCCGTGCAGGCCAAGTTTGGGGATTTCAACAAGGAGGTGCACAAGACTGGCTACCTGTCAGCCGAACGCCTGCTGCCACAGAG AGTTCTGGATCAGCACAAGCTCTCCAAAGAGCAGTGGCAGGAGAGGATTCAGGTCTGGCACGAGGAGCACCGAGGGATGGTGAA AGAGGACTCCATGATTGAGTATCTGAAGATTGCACAGGATCTGGAGATGTATGGTGTCAACTACTTTGACATCAAGAACAAAAAAGGCACAGACCTCTGGCTCGGAGTCGATGCACTGGGCCTGAACATCTATGAAAAAGATGACAG ACTTACACCAAAGATTGGATTTCCCTGGAGTGAAATTAGGAACATTTCTTTCAATGACAAGAAGTTCATCATCAAGCCCATAGACAAGAAGTCACCA GACTTTGTGTTCTATGCCTCACGCCTGCGGGTCAACAAGAGGATCCTCCAGCTGTGCATAGGGAACCACGAGCTGTACATGCAGCGGAGGAAGCCCGACACCATCGAGGTCCAGCAGATGAAGGCCCAGGCCCGCGAGGAGAAGCACCAGAGGCAgatggagag GGCTCTGCTGGAGGgtgaaaagaagaagagggaggccatggagaaggagaaggagcagaTGGAGCGAGAGAAACTGGACCTGATGAACAGGCTCAAGCTGTTCGAGGAGCAAACCCTGAAGGCCGAGAGAG ATCTGAAGGATCAGCTGGACCGGGCCATACGTCTGGAAGCGGAACGCCGGCAGGCGGAAGAGGAGGCGGCTCGGCTGGAGGCAGAGCGGCAGGCAGCCCTGCTGGCCAAAGAGGAGCTGGCCAGGCAGGCCGAGGACCAGATCAAGACCCAGGAGACACTG GCTGCTGAGCTGATGGAGTACAGTGCTAAAATAGCCTTGCTGGAGGAGGTCAAGAGACAAAAGGAAGAGGAGGCCGACTCATGGCAAGTCAGG GCCAGGGAGGCTCAGGATGACCTGGTGAAGACTCGTGAGGAGCTCCAGATGGTGATGACCACCCCTGTGGCGGTGCCCGTGGAGGTGCCCATGGCGGCCctggcagtggaggaggagccTCTGGTGAATCACGAGAACCACCACTATCACGAGGAGCACGAGGACAGCATCAGCAACCACAGCGCCGAGCTGCAGGTGGACGGCATCGAGGACCACCGCAACGAGGAGGAGCGCGTCACCGAGGCCGAGAAGAACCTGCGCGTGCAGCAGCAGCTCATG TCTCTCAGCGCTGAGCTGGCCGCGGCCCGCGACGACACCATGGCCACCGCCAACGACATGTTGCACACGGAGAACGTGCGCGCCGGCCGAGACAAGTACAAGACCCTGCGCCAGATCCGCATGGGCAACACCAAGCAGAGGATCGACGAGTTTGAGGCACTGTAA
- the kcnk3b gene encoding potassium channel subfamily K member 3, translated as MKRQNVRTLALIICTFSYLLIGASVFDALESKQENSQKRQLDQRKYELMRKYNLTRTGFDELEKVVLQLKPHKSGVQWKFAGSFYFAITVITTIGYGHAAPSTDAGKAFCMCYALLGIPLTLVMFQSVGERINTFVRFLLHKTKKCLGLRHTEVSMANMVTIGFFACISTLCVGAVAFSHYEGWSFFHAYYYCFITLTTIGFGDYVALQKDHALQNNPNYVAFSFVYILTGLTVIGAFLNLVVLRFLTMNAEDERRDAEQRALLSREKKHRGGPAAAPASAPGPGQSPAQRHRHHSRSRLAAPVVRLDPGPEEACRRGLRDVYAEVLHFQTMCSCLWYRSREKLVVLPQDLSFTEALMEQGEVSPGGFYDPGVSGCVCSPRQCSATSCTSTDMHSIAPFSLCTLRRSSV; from the exons ATGAAGAGACAAAACGTCCGGACCCTCGCACTAATAATTTGCACTTTTTCGTATTTACTCATCGGTGCATCCGTGTTCGACGCGCTAGAATCTAAACAAGAAAACAGCCAGAAAAGACAACTGGATCAGCGCAAATATGAACTGATGCGAAAATACAACCTGACGAGGACCGGCTTTGATGAGCTAGAGAAAGTGGTGCTGCAGTTGAAGCCACACAAATCAGGGGTTCAGTGGAAGTTTGCCGGATCTTTTTACTTCGCTATCACTGTGATAACGACAATAG GTTATGGACACGCGGCACCGAGCACAGATGCCGGAAAGGCATTCTGCATGTGCTACGCCCTCCTGGGGATCCCTTTGACGCTGGTCATGTTCCAGAGTGTGGGTGAGAGAATCAACACCTTCGTCCGCTTCCTGCTGCACAAGACCAAGAAGTGCCTCGGCCTGCGGCACACCGAGGTCTCCATGGCCAACATGGTCACCATCGGCTTCTTCGCCTGCATCAGCACGCTGTGCGTGGGGGCCGTGGCCTTCTCGCACTACGAGGGCTGGAGCTTCTTCCACGCCTACTACTACTGCTTCATCACCCTCACCACCATCGGCTTCGGAGACTACGTGGCGCTGCAGAAGGACCACGCGCTGCAGAACAACCCCAACTATGTGGCCTTCAGCTTCGTTTACATCCTGACGGGCCTGACGGTGATCGGCGCCTTCCTCAACCTGGTGGTGCTGCGCTTCCTCACCATGAACGCCGAGGACGAGCGGCGCGACGCGGAGCAGCGCGCCCTGCTGTCCCGGGAGAAGAAGCACAGGGGGGGCCCAGCCGCAGCCCCAGCCTCAGCCCCGGGTCCGGGCCAGAGCCCTGCCCAAAGGCACCGCCACCACTCAAGGTCCAGGCTGGCGGCGCCGGTGGTCCGTTTGGACCCCGGGCCCGAGGAGGCCTGCAGGCGCGGTCTGAGAGACGTGTACGCCGAGGTGCTGCACTTCCAGACCATGTGCTCCTGTCTGTGGTACCGCAGCCGGGAGAAGCTGGTGGTGCTGCCGCAGGACCTGTCCTTCACCGAGGCGCTCATGGAGCAGGGCGAGGTGTCGCCCGGGGGCTTCTACGACCCGGGGGTcagcgggtgtgtgtgcagccccCGACAGTGCTCCGCCACCAGCTGTACGTCCACCGACATGCACAGCATCGCCCCCTTCAGCCTGTGCACGCTGAGACGCAGCTCAGTCTAA